A window from Clupea harengus chromosome 14, Ch_v2.0.2, whole genome shotgun sequence encodes these proteins:
- the spdya gene encoding speedy protein A, with translation MPQVTYKVKVMRKRNQRWCTTPPSVTLRINPSTAHSLQLKRGLRMKRQNIQEVQGPPEKSHNGRGHDDAAQRSISWGPSLVIKRQEMAAFFRLFDDDLIQDFLWMDCCCKITDKYLLAMTFVYFKRARFSILEYNRSHFFIALYLANTMEEDDEESKYEVFPWALGKSWRKQFPGFLKQRDRLWARIEYRAAVSRRCCEEVMAIVPSHFIWQRERAEHHSGAQRQYRDRDEVHLPRGPSAGSPEPCALCAKSAALNPSSSSSSCSSCCLSSSTNSFSDSSPLPFSLLLSLESTPPPLPPPLGRASSRPSRRNKRQRSCLCCSQDPAVGGLACEAEHDATMDWIGEE, from the exons ATGCCACAGGTTACATACAAGGTGAAAGTCATGAGGAAACGAAATCAAAGATGGTGTACAACGCCTCCCTCAGTAACCCTGCGCATCAACCCCTCAACTGCACACAGCCTTCAGCTGAAGAGAGGCCTTCGGATGAAGCGACAAAATATTCAAGAGGTGCAAGGCCCACCAGAAAAGAGCCATAACGGCCGGGGTCATGACGACGCCGCTCAGAGATCTATCTCGTGGGGTCCAAGTCTTGTGATTAAGCGTCAGGAGATGGCTGCCTTCTTCAGACTGTTTG ATGATGACCTTATACAGGACTTTCTATGGATGGATTGTTGCTGTAAAATTACAGACAAG tATTTGCTGGCAATGACATTTGTATACTTCAAAAGAGCTCGTTTCAGCATTCTTGAATACAACAGAAGTCACTTTTTCATTGCACT CTACCTTGCTAACACcatggaggaggatgatgaggagagCAAGTATGAGGTTTTCCCATGGGCGCTGGGTAAGAGCTGGAGGAAGCAGTTCCCAGGCTTTCTGAAGCAGAGGGACAGGCTGTGGGCACGCATTGAGTACAGAGCCGCAGTCAGTCGGCGCTGCTGTGAGGAG gtaaTGGCCATCGTGCCATCCCACTTCATCTGGCAGCGTGAGCGTGCAGAGCACCACAGCGGGGCGCAGCGACAGTACCGCGACCGAGACGAGGTCCACCTCCCCCGTGGACCCTCAGCCGGCTCCCCTGAGCCCTGCGCCCTCTGTGCCAAAAGTGCCGCCCtcaacccctcctcctcttcctcctcctgctcctcctgctgccttTCCTCCTCCACCAACAGCTTCTCCGACTCCTCACCGCTCCCCTTCAGCCTGTTGCTCTCTTTGGAGAGCACACCaccacctcttcctccacccctgGGCCGAGCCTCCTCCAGGCCCAGCAGGAGAAACAAGCGTCAACGCTcctgcctctgctgctcccAGGACCCCGCAG TGGGAGGCCTGGCATGTGAGGCAGAACATGACGCTACAATGGACTGGATCGGCGAAGAGTaa